The genomic interval tggacTCGAAGAGAGTACCAGGTCGTGGCACTCAATGTCACATTTTAATAATTGCATTTATTGGATAAAACTAAGCATCCAACATGCTCTACTTGATTCTTTCAAGCTTCAATTCTAGTGATTCTCAAAATTCTTCCAAACTAAACTATCGATTAATGCTATATGTGATGTGACCTGCAATTTTTTGGGATTTCATTCAAGTTTTTATCATGACAATCTTTAAATCAGCCTCTAAAATTTGTGCAACAAAATCCTGTACTATATATTTGCATATTTACTTAACAATAGTAATTTGTATGGagataagaaaaaaacagTGGAAAAATACTAGTGAACTTGCATATCTTGCACAAGAGACCTCACCAcaaagaattgaatttttttattacaaagcCTGGTTTGTTGGAATAGGGTTTTTTCAAGTTTCCCTTTTCAAGCTTTCCTTTAGAGAAGCCAAAGGGTTGATGGTGGATGGTGGATAGGAACAAATATagtgaggaaaaaaaaaacattcaGTACCTCAACAATGGCCCTTGGTTGGGTGCACGGTGTGTCATTTGGGCTGACTAGGGttgggaagaaaaaaaagaaaaatttttaaataataaaataacctCAACAATAACTATTATTTCAagtaagtttttctttttttattgtatccaaatgaatctttaaatttgaattatgtTTGGCTCTTAAACGTATTCCAATAAATCCTTAATCCTAACAAAAATCAACTGCCATTAAATCTAGGttaaattatacaattaaTCCCtatacattacaaaaattatggaTTTAGTCATTGCATAATAATTTGTGTAAATTGGATCCCGTACtttgttattttgttaatttcaaTTCCTAACTCTAATACTGTTTAATTTCACCATTAAGTATGTTAACTTAGTATTTTTGACCAAGCTAATATGGCATTTCTTGCTAATATGGCATTGACTATGTGTTGATGTAACATGACAATGCTAATGTCATGAAAATGTTGACATGGCAAATACTAGCATGATAATTGTTGATGTGGCAATTactgaataaaattttttttaaaagaaaccTTACAACCATTATTCTATGTTGAAacatcttttttattctttaaaaatttttattttatttcgaATTGAACTAAACCACGTACACAGTAGAAGTGTTTCTCGTATCACAGTTCATAATCAATGCCAGAGTCCTATTCGAAGTCTTAGTCTTAGAGATAAATGCCCTACCATAAGCGAATGGTTAAAATCTTGTCTTGGACCTCAAATAGATTATCAACTCTCCCCATACAAAGGCAAATCAAGGCTCAAGTCCTCTAGGTCAAGGTGTCACGGTTCTCTCATTCTAGATCTCCTGAGATCTCACCACCAAGACATCGTAATAAAAATCATCTTCATCTTTTAACTTGTCAAAGTCAAACTCACCTTTTGAACAAAAAGGATTGTTGACTTACGAAGCTTAAGTCTATGCCCCTctcatttaaatttaattgatcaGGCTAAGAAGCTTACCTAGTTATCTTGATTGCGTTCAATTTGCAACACCAATTAAAGAGTATGGGAGTGCATGCCATTTTATATGCAATtatcaattttcaaatatGATTAGATTGTCGATTTAGAGTTGcaaaatagttttatttttctttaaccATGGACATTGAATACTAGTGCTTATGTAAAACAGAAAGAGGCGCATACTTGGTGATGCATATGCtaagaatatttaaaatattttttttttgaaaagcttaaATTTGTTCATCCTTAACCAATTATGCCATGAAAAATCTTTATCATTTTGGCAAAAGACTTTTGATGGCATTAAGTAGTTGGAATAGGCAAAACAATAGACCACTTCTAAAAGTTTTCATTGCAAAAAAACCATAAGCAATAAGAGTCATTTCCAATACCTAAAAATGGACACAACCATCAAGACACAACAAGCACTACCTAAAAGACTAATCTTAAACATAGTTCTGAAGTTTTGACCTTTCCTATACTCAAAAGTCAACCATACACAAATGCAACACCAAACTTGTAACGGACAACaacaataaaagtaaaattccTCAATAAAGCCTATTGCATTTCAATTTCATCACTTCTCAATTATGAAATCTGCTTAGCCAAGGGCAAAACCATTGGTCAGCAGTCCCAATAAGCCACAAGCGATAACCACGAAGCATTGTTGCTTCACAATGTAGCAGCACCCCCACCCCAAATGCAAAAGACACTCCACTACAACATCAAACCCACCTAAACCTTTAAGATCACAGTTTTCCTTTCGTTTATTGAGCTTGGCTCTCACCCCTATCTGCTACTTTTAATGCTACaattgttgttgatttctcataCAAGTGCATGTAtcattaacaagtaatatagtaatgaatagagtatcgttcccatGGAGAATTGTTTTAGTTCCTactattaactactaaaattaacacaccttaattttattcaaacaaccaaattttaaaattattaaaaagaaaaattaaaactactaAATTAAAACTTCACTCaactaccagacctaagattataatatcccacaatacttcatctgattattgtctctctctcttaacttagtttaatggattacaTTGCTAACTtagagtcttaaattatttacaagtctctgtccagtttctcataaaaatacctctcccaattaatttactatatgtctatgcaaattaaattgaagaaagattcattaagtttgtgctctaattttggctatgtatggcttataggtgtatgtctaccttatatgcaaatcaaatcacctaatcaactaagtatATTCGATCATACGTATTCTATTctaggtctacctaaatctccttcgtcaaggtttaacctaggtttccaattcaatctaattggtgatcaggcaattagaagcattaagaacaaaataaaataaacaacttaaatctatcaaacataagtaaaagagagataaataaatcagactatatattgagttcaatcataatcttaaattaataaattagttccccatcaagtcacacatcatcattgaataaaatttaaacaataaaatcaaactaagaaaataaaagaataatcaaAAAGATGaactcaagaattataatcttgatcATCCAagtcttcttgaatccttcaaaatcttctcagcttcaatgactttgcGGCTTGACTCTCAACTTTCAAACTGGTGTTTCCTTCCTCTCTTTATTCCTCTGaaatgttgtttttataagTTTTGAAGTTAAGCCAAGTTGGATGAAGacagaagtcaatttcagctgGGATTTCCTTATCAGACTATGTGAGTCACAttcttgcccaattaattaacagaaatcgtaattgctctaggactgctACAGTGTGTCAATTTCAATAAGGTTTTTAACCATCTTACAGGCCGAAGTGGGCAAActgtaaacatgaaagttgtagatttttctcttatctttccaatggtccaagaatAGATTTATTTGGAGCTCtatagagagagttatggttGAAATATCGAAACATGTGCAGTAGAAGTCTGCATCTTGAAATTGCTCTCAttcttttactaaaattcttctttcatcaaatacctacaaaagcacaaataaatcaataacaacctatcttaaccatattaacaccaaattaagcataaaattaaccatgATTATATTGAAtcacctaaattaactaatttaaaataattaaataaaacctactaatttctatgcattactacaagaactaagctaaattactatcaaaattaagcccaaataactctatattatagagttatcaacaATTTTCAAGATCACATCCTTTTTCTCCTCTTGAAAACTTAATCCAAGTTTTTTGCTTAATTCCTAAATTTCCTCTACATCTTTCATTGATACTACATTCCTCATCCTAATATCAGTATCTGAGACACTACTTCCCTTAATTTGGTCTTCACCATCGCACTCTAACCTCATCTCCTCCTTGATTTGTTCCTTGatccttttccttcttctttttgaagatttacCTTTTGATAATCTAAACCtactcttcttcttccctatTTTCTATCTTAGCTTACCAATTCCTTTTCTCGAGCTGCCTTGTTGCCTTTTACCTTTTAGTAAGTATCTATCGACCAATTGTATCCCTTTCACACTTCTGCTTAAGTTTCCATATTCCCTTCTTTTCCAAACTCCTTTCTTCCTCGTCACTCTCTCTCACAATTTTCAACAACCATTGTAAACCCTCCCTCTCAACCatgttttctcctttttcaaAGGCTCTTTTAGTGAACAACTTTTCACTGCTTGTGTTTTCAACCTATTCATCTTTCCTTTTTACCACTTCCTTCTCTTTTGATATCCTTTCTCCTCTTACTACTTTTTTCTCTCACAAATCACCCTTTATTAAGATCTGGCTTCTCACTCAAATTTCCTTACCTTAATTCCCAATTCCTTTCCCTGACTTAAGTTTTGACTTGATCTCTTAAAGATATACTCTGTTGAGAAAAACAACCTTTTCAGGTTTAATGAGGTATTATCGCTTAGCCCTCTATTTTTCCTAGTTGAAATGAACCTAGACCTAGGCTTTGAAGCCCTACAACCCATTTGTTTGGTTTATGCTCACCTTTCCCTTTTTAGGTCTAAGTTCCTTGTCATCTAAGCCTTTCACTTTCCTAACATTATTAAGCCTTTCTTTTATATCTCCTTTCTCATAACTTTTATTTGGCTCTTTAAGCCCGAATCATTGCCTTTTTGTATCCTTGTTTAAAGTCCTTTATGTCAACATCCCACTTACATTCCTTACTTTTCAAATCGTTGCCATATTTTCCTTACTTCCTTACACCATCCCctatatatctttttttattaaaacttctTCGCCTTTTTGTCCCCTGTCAATGCCCTTTCTTGTCACCATTGACCTACGTACCTCGTTTCCAAATTGTGAACTTTTCTTTACCTCCATCGTACCTATGTCAACAACCtgccttttctttattttgaattcttttgaTTCCTCTAACATTATGATTTTACTTTCCCTTATCTTGAAGCCctctttttgaaattattttatctgttGTTTTTCCACCTTTCTTCTCTTACCGCCACCACTTTCTCCTCCCTTTCCACCACCGTGATACTTCCTTGACAGCTTCAATACCTCTTGGATCACCTCCTTATTTGTTAAATAGCATTCTAGAGACTTGTTCAATTTCTCCCCTACTACCTTGACAGATATGAGAAAAGACTTACCTTTGGCTTCTAATATCGCTCTATTGGGAATCATTAATCTACTTTTAACTTCCAATATCGAACCGCTTCCTCTTATACGTACTCCTATCAACTCCCATAAATGTTCCCTAGTACCCAATAATCATCTTGAATGTTTGAACATGCCAAACATGGACTGGCATCTCACGTACTCTCACCCACACCTATGCTTCTCTGTCAATGCTAGAATCCAAATAAGGTTTAACTATTACAAACCACTTTTGAAAGAGCTCATTGGGGTTATCCGTTGCAATAATCATCTCTTCTTGCTCCCCAAAGGTTATCAAGAATGTAAGCTCTTCCACTGCCCTTACCTGAACATAGAATCCTTCCATGGCTAATCCCTTTCGTGTCATCGAACCATCTACACAATGCTTTAAGATCCCTACAATGCTACATGAGACCCATTTCATTTCCTCATCGAGAATACTCGTGATGGCTGTCACTATTCTATTCCCTTTTTGTTAATCCTTTCTCACATCTTTCACATCTTCTTACTTTTGtgttattttctcctttgcaCCTCCCACAAACTTCAACACCTTCATGTCCCCCTTTAAGTTCACATCGTCCTTCTTTTTTGCCTATTTCTTGTTGATGATAGCTCCACCCATAATCATCTCTTAATATGACTGAAAATCTCTCCGTGGTGATCTTATAGGTGGACTACCTTCTCTTTTCGACTTAATGCCCATCTTTTCACCGATTCAACTTTCTTGACTAGTAACCTTTTACCATCCATCCACTGATGATTCCCCCATTTCAAGGTCTTCTACATCTCATTTATATCCATATACCTAACAAAAGCAAAGTTTGAACCtctatttttctcttgaatatGTCTTTGAGGGATGAAAATATCCTTCACCTATCCATATTCTTCGAAGGCTCCCTTGATTGCCTCTTAAGACACCTTTTTGCTCAAATTGCCAACAAACACCATGAAAAAGCTGTCCAGTCACCTTTATTTTTATCCGTCATAGATCCCTATATTTAAATAATCCTCAACCTTGAATCATGATGTGGCATACTCATTTTGGTGCTTGAATTCTAATGAGAATTGTAGCCAAAAATTACAACATTACTATTATTTacacatttatttattaagctAACAATGGAATAAGAAGATGGGAGAAAAACAtagattttccttttaaacAATAGAAAGATCAACGTTTAACAGCACTGTAAATGTTTTCAATTGTGATTTCCAGTGTCAGTGGCCATTAAATAAGTTAACTTTGTTTCCGTGGTGCTTTCCCTATCTTTAATTCTATATTCAAAACCAAATACAACTCTCCCTCTCTTGATTCTCCCTCTTCTATTATGATTTCCAATGTCAGTGGCCATTAAATAAGTAAACTTTGTTTCCGTCATATTTTCTCTATCCTTCAATTCCATATTCAAAACCAAATACAACTCTCCCTCTCTTGATTCTCTCATTTTGGGtgttattttttctctcttaatCTTTATGCTAATCTCATTCAATTTAGGGTTTAGatgtttttgttaatattttttttgttaaactTAGCATTTTGTCATGTCAACatttttttcaagtcaatAAATGCCACATCAACATAAATGCCAACGACTGCCATATCAGCACATAGTCAACACCACATCACATATTCAATGCCACGTTACTTCAATTAATGTCAATAAGCTTAGTCAAAATACCACATCAACATACTTAACGATAAAATTTAATGGTGTTAAAGTTATGgattaaaattaacaaaatgacAAAGTACAAAGACCCAATTTGCACAAAATATTGTACATGgacaaaatcattttttttgtagagTACAAAAactaattacataatttaactttaaatcTAATATCAATTGACATTTTCTATCCATACAATTTAATCACATGCCACGCTGCAGCTAATGTGTTATTTGatctttttttgttctttcatcCTTCTTTAAAACGACATAGTTTTGAATAAGCTATATAATCCTTCCCATTTTTTCATGTTCCTCTCCCTATCCTTGTGTTCATTCCCTCATCCTTTCAGGCTTAAAAATCACCTTAACCAAAGGGGACCATGCTAGCAGCAGACCTATTATGCCTTTCAGGCTACCTTTCGAGAAATGACCGTAGGCACCAATGGCCTAGCCATTACAAACTACTAGAGTATGACCCATGCATTGTACATGGACCTCCTTGCATCCCCTCTTTTTCTCGCTCTTTGCTTCAGCCTCTTTTCCCTTCCTCCCTCTGCCCTGAAATAGAGGAAGCAAAATTACCAGAGAAGTTTAATGTGCACCGACCGCCTGTGGATAtctctctatctctctctttctccaaGACTGAACTTTTGTTGTCACAACAGTTTTTCCTTCTGTTTAGAAAGAGAGAACAACTAAGACCAACCCCATTTATTTTtgctctcattttttttttgttagaaaagacccaaagaaataacaaagtcTAGCCGTTTTGTGAGGatttgttgtaaattcatcttcttctattttttcttcagATCTGTTACcaacccttttttttctttctttctgtttCCACTATTGCACTCTGGTAGAATTGTTTAGGAgccttctttatttttaagttttactcACACACATGGGCAATTTGGGATTTCTATTGAAAACCTGTTAGAGCATTAAAACCTCCTTCTTGAAGCCTCATGACCACTCTTTAAGCTCACACGGGGCAAAATCAAGAAGCCCCAAGTATGTTATAGATTATTCTAACAACGTAACTGATCAACTCATCAAATTTGTACACTAGACACTGTCAAATTCCTGTGCTTGCCTAATTAAGCATCCTAATACTTCATAAATTTCTTCAACTTGATTGTGTGACTTATCTCCACACACAAAACAATGTATGTGTTTGTTTTCCGCTATGTAACTCCACCCTGGTTgcttcttcaaattcttctcaaACATAGCTCTCCTAACTTCTTCAACTTCAGCCCACTGTCCAGTACTAGCCTGTACGTTGCTGAGCAGTGTGTGATACCCAACATTGTCAGATTCCAGTTCCAAAAGCCGATGCGCAGCATATTCCCCAACTTTTTTGTGTCCATGAACTCTAGAACCAGCGAGAAGAGCACCCCAAATCCGGCTGTCAGGGAAAGCCAACATCTTCATGATTGTTGCCAAGGCCTCTTTGAGTTTTCCAGCTCGCCCCAAAAGATCAACCATGCAAGTGTAATGATCCAAATCAGGTTCAATGCTGAACCTCCATTTCATGGAATAAAAGACGTAGCAGCCTTCACTCACAAGGCCAGAGTGGCTACAAGCAGATAGCAAACTCAAGAAAGTTACACAATTTGGTGTTGCTCCTTCCTCCACCATTTGGTCAAAAAGTTTCAGGGCATCAGAACCAAGTCCATGAATCCCATAGCCCTCAATCATTGATGTCCAAGCCACTATATCTTTCACCAACATTCTATTAAAACACGCTCTGGCAGAAGAGATGCTTCCATTTCTAATGTACATGTTTAAGATAGAGGTTTCTAATTCTAAGTATGTCCCCTCTTTCTTAGGACTATGAAACATGTTCTTTATAGAATAGCCATGAATTTCTTTACCCACTTCTAATGCACCTACATGGGTACACGCGTGAACTATGTTTCCCAGAATCTCAGACGTGGGGTGAAGACCTGCAGCTTGCATTTCCTTGAATAACACAATGgcctccttgaaaaatccaTTTTGAATGTAACCTGATAGCATGGCACTCCATGCAAtgctatttctacttgagatTCCTTTAAAAAGTTGAATCGAGTTTTTTAACAACCCACACTTCGCATAAAAGTCCAACAAAGATGTCTGCAAAACATCATCATCTAAACCCAATTTTAGGGCACAACAGTGTAATATTTCACCTTGTGATAGATTCCCAGACTTTGCAAACGCTGATATGACAAGGGTTAGTGTCTCCATGCTGACCTTTACCTCAACCTGCATTTTACAGAACCTGTCTGCTACTTCTCCAACATCTCCCCTTAGTGAATAGTAGGAAATCAAAGTATTCCAGGAAACTATATCCCTCTGAAAAATTTCCCTAAAAAACGTCTCAACTTCTTCAACAGAACCCATTGTTGTGTACATCTTCAAAACAGAATTTAGTACAGATCCATCAGCCAATACGCCACTTTTGATCACATAGCCATGCGTTTGCTTCCCACCAATAAAACTTCCCCATCTAGAACAACCCTGCAACAAGACAATCACAGTCACTGCATTGGGTTCCACTTCCAGCCTCATTTTCTTGAACAATGTAAAAGCCTCAACAACGTTTCCCTCATAAAAACACCCAGAAATCATAGACGTCCAAGTAACCAAATCCCTCTCAAACATTTCATCGAACATCTTATAAGCATTACTAAAACACCCACATTTTCCATAGACCTCAACCATTGTATTCccaaaatacaaatcaaatCCAAAACCCATTTTCACAGCAACGCAATGAATAAGTTTTGCAAATTCTGCATCAGCATTAATCGACCGAACCGCTCTATTAATTATTGGAAACGTAAAACGATCATGTTTTACCCCCTCTTTTCTCATCTTTCTATACAAGAATAAAGCCTTTTCGATGTATCCAAAATCAACATGGGATTTTATTATCAGATTCCATGTTATTGTATCAGCTTGTTTCAAAGACTTAACAACCAAAACAGCGGTTTCAAGATCATTGAAATGGGCATAAAAAGATATTAGCCTTGAGGCCCAGGAAGTGGGGAGAAAGTTCCCAAATGAGAGTATTAAAGAAGCATGgagttgttttaattttctaaggtttTTGCATGAATGTAGAAGTGAAGAAGAAGGGGAGAGTGGGCGGGTGAGATTGAGAGCAGAGAACGGTTTCAGGTGATGGCATCGAACAAGAAAAGGAAGGTTGGAGAGAAGAGGAGAGGTGGGTAAACGTTGGAGGACATGAAAACGTGAAGGAATTTTTGGTTACTTCGAAAAGCTTTCAGAAAACTTAGGGGACCAATAGGCTAGTTATGATAACGGTTTGCGTAGGATCACGGGTTAGTGCGCTCAAGACTTCGAATGTATATGGTGCAGTGTATGCGGAAGGTTTCATGATGCAGAAGCAGATGGAAGTACAAGAGAGTCTGTTTTTGGAATACTAGAGCTTTATTGACCTGTGAGCATCAGAGGGAATTACAACACTTGGATAGCGAGCTTCATGAAGAGCTTAGCTGAACATTATCCTCACAGTGATACATAAAGAACCGATGATtaggaagaagtttttgaccAAGTTGGGGTTTGCCAATGTGAGTCTTCCAGCTGATGAGGTTACAAGTTCAGAGTTAAGTCTTTTGAATCTTGGGGGTGAACCCCTTGTACATACATATTTATGTGTTTGCGTGTTTTGGCCACCAAGCTGTTTCCCACAAACAATTTGTACACCGAGAATTAATCACCAAAAATGACTTTTAACTTTCATGGTATAAATAAGTCTCTGTCATAACTTCAAGAATTCATTACATACCATAGTGACGGAGAAGACCTAGCTTAAACCTCTGAGTATCTATCAACCAAATTGAGAATGACATGCAAATAACTTACTTGGCTTCACTCCAgcattttatctatttatttttttaaaatcaatttctGCCCTTTGGCTGCAGATCATTAGCATAATTCACAATTAGCACTGACACATCCAAAACCAAAAGAGAAATGACTCAGTCCACTTCAACAAATGAAGTGCAGTCTATGTCCTGAAGGGTGATTTTACCCATGTATAAATCATTTATGTGATCAGCACAAAGTGACAGGCATTTCCGATTCAAGCTTTCATGAATAGCACCCATACCCTTCACCCACTGTGCTTCATCTGAGGGATTCAAATTTAGATGATTTTGCAGTAACCTAACTCTGTACATGATTGTATCGGTCCTGTCACAAAAATGAGCAACACAAGAATGTGATGGCTCCTCAGAAGCCAATCTGATCAAAGTCAAAGATATAGCCCCATCCACAGGTTTTGGATCTGAAAGATTTTTGTCACCCATCATCTTAACATCCCTCTCTGTTGGGAAGTGAACTTCTTCATTTCCATTCATATCAGAGACTTTTAAATCTTTACTGTAATGTTTAATTGCTTCGTGTTTGGTGgattcatgcttttgtgccaATGTCAAAATACAAGAGAACCTCAGGTGATAAGAAACAACTGTTTTCACCATTTTGAAGTTGTGACAGCAGCAGAAGAAATCAAGCCATCTTCTCCCGACACCAGCATACCACTTAATAATGT from Theobroma cacao cultivar B97-61/B2 chromosome 5, Criollo_cocoa_genome_V2, whole genome shotgun sequence carries:
- the LOC18594952 gene encoding putative pentatricopeptide repeat-containing protein At3g01580, producing the protein KIPSRFHVLQRLPTSPLLSNLPFLVRCHHLKPFSALNLTRPLSPSSSLLHSCKNLRKLKQLHASLILSFGNFLPTSWASRLISFYAHFNDLETAVLVVKSLKQADTITWNLIIKSHVDFGYIEKALFLYRKMRKEGVKHDRFTFPIINRAVRSINADAEFAKLIHCVAVKMGFGFDLYFGNTMVEVYGKCGCFSNAYKMFDEMFERDLVTWTSMISGCFYEGNVVEAFTLFKKMRLEVEPNAVTVIVLLQGCSRWGSFIGGKQTHGYVIKSGVLADGSVLNSVLKMYTTMGSVEEVETFFREIFQRDIVSWNTLISYYSLRGDVGEVADRFCKMQVEVKVSMETLTLVISAFAKSGNLSQGEILHCCALKLGLDDDVLQTSLLDFYAKCGLLKNSIQLFKGISSRNSIAWSAMLSGYIQNGFFKEAIVLFKEMQAAGLHPTSEILGNIVHACTHVGALEVGKEIHGYSIKNMFHSPKKEGTYLELETSILNMYIRNGSISSARACFNRMLVKDIVAWTSMIEGYGIHGLGSDALKLFDQMVEEGATPNCVTFLSLLSACSHSGLVSEGCYVFYSMKWRFSIEPDLDHYTCMVDLLGRAGKLKEALATIMKMLAFPDSRIWGALLAGSRVHGHKKVGEYAAHRLLELESDNVGYHTLLSNVQASTGQWAEVEEVRRAMFEKNLKKQPGWSYIAENKHIHCFVCGDKSHNQVEEIYEVLGCLIRQAQEFDSV